GGGATGAGCAGAGGCTTTGTTGATCTGGGCCTGAATATCTTTGGTTGCTAATGCCGGACTACCGTCATGGCAGGCCTCACAGAGATCCTCCTCGCGTTTAAAAAGCTGGCTGGGGATCAGGCTTCCATCGTCATATCCATGGGGGTTATGGCAGTTGAGGCAGTTACCGGCATCCGGGGACTGTGGTCCGGGAGGATTTCCATCAGGCCAGGAAAAATTGGCACTGTCATCGTGACTCGAGGCTTCATATTTAATGTACCCCTGATAAATCCCATATCGCCCATTTCCCGGTGTGCCGACTGCTAAGTTGTTGTGGCAGGCATAGCAGAGTTGATTTCTGTCGACGCCGCCATAGTTCTCTTTGAAAAGAGCATAGATATTTTGAGTGTCCCCTGTAGGTGCCGGCTCAACACCTCCAATAGATGCATGCATATCGTGACAGTGGCCGCAATGGCCTATGACATATTCATTTGTTACATCCGGGTGCGCGGTAACACCTGTAACGGCGGATCGGTCCACACCGCTGACGCTGTCGCCATGGGCGGAATCAAGATAAGTCCCTGCATAGGCAAACCCACTTCCCAAAAACATGAGGCTTATCAGCCATGCAAATATTGTCTTCATCTTATTCACCATATTAAGAACTCAGCTCCGCCCTTTGCTTTCCGCTCTCAGCTCTTCGACGTATGGCAGACAACACACCCGCTCATATTGGCCTTGTTATCCCACCGCATGAGTTTGTAGTTGCCGGTTGCATGAGCCCCGTGGCACGAAAGACACATTATAATATCTGTTCCCGGGGCTACAACGTCGTTTGTGGTAGATGTGTTTATCGTGGCATAGACCGTTGATCTGGCAACCGGAGCCGTTGTGGAGTAAGTTGTGTACGATGCGTATTCACCGTCACTTGTTAAAACAATATCTGTTGGGTGCCTGAGCCATGGTGAAGCAGAGCCGATGGTTATATCATCTGTGCCCGGCCCATGGAAGTTACCGTGACATTCAGCACAAAGCCCGCTGATAGAATTTGATCCAGGACTTGATATACCACCTTCACTACCTCTGCTGGAAACTCCATAATATTCATTGTGGATGATGGCTGTTCTGTTTTGCCACGGATAGGTGGCATCCATATTTTCGTGGCCTTTTACACCCAGTAAAAACCGATAGCTGTTGGCTACGGTATCAGCAATATTACAAAGTCCGCTCACCCCGGCATGATGGGCGCCTTTAATACTATCGAAATTGCCGAGTGTAGCGCGGTCGCCGTGACAGCCTTTTGTCCCGGCACAGGTTAAGTCTGTTGTAATTCCGGTATCATTTTCATCACCTGGGGGCTCAGTTAAGATATCTTCAGCATAACCTGTTAAGAGGTCTACATTATGACCATATGCATCGTCGGTTATAATATGTTTAAAATTGCCGGCTGCCAGGTCTGTTTCGCCGGTGGTGTGATAAACTTGGGGGATTTTTTGTCCCAAGGTAACGTATTCCGAACCACTAGGGTCCTGACCATGACAGCCAAGACAGTTGCCGCGTACCAGGCTCGAGAAAGGAGCATCACCAAATCCTCCATATGTCGCCATCGAAGCCCCGGCCTGGCTGTTGTGCATGGTATGGCAGTTTGAGCATTCTCCCGATACCTTGGCCTGAGGAGCGTCTGATGAGGCTATGATCAAAAGGATCAATATTATGCTGAAAGACAACCTTTTCAAAATGGCTCTCCCTTTCTATGGCGGGGCAATGGTTCACGGTTGTCGGTTCACGGTCACGGTTCATGGTTTTTTTCAATGAACTATGTAACTGTGAACCGTGAACTGTTATTCAAACACACTGATGCGTGTATTTGCCCGGTCAACAACAAATATCCGGCCTGAACTGTTTACACATATAAAAGAAGGCCGGTAAAGTCGTCCCTCTCTCCAGCCGGACTGTGAAAAAGCATATAAAAACCGGCCTTTGTCGTTGAATACAAGAACCTGGTTTTTGTGTTGATCCGCTACATAGATCAGCCCTTTTTGATCAACAGCAAGGCTTGTCGGAAAATCGAATTCACCTTTGCCAGAGCCTCTGCTTCCAAACCTTAAAAGAAGATTGCCCTCGCTGTTATAAACGCAAATTGAACCATCAATGGTGCTCAGCACATAAATACGGCCTGTTTCGTCTACCTTCACATCTTTAAGACCCCGGCTTCCCTTGACCAATATCTGCTTTTTGAATTGTAAATTTGAATCAAACAGAAGAATCCTCTGGTTGGCTTTGTCCGCAATATAGAGGCGATCTTCTGAATCAATGGCCATGTTTCCAGGATAAATAGGGTTAGCCCCGGAAACAGCGGAAAAATCGATCGTTTTGATAGATTTTCGCTCAATATCAATCGCCAGGACATTCCCCTTTCCAGGCTCGGCCACAAAAAAGTTGCCCTTGCTGTCTTTGACTATGCTTGTTGGCGAAGTCAGCGCGCCTCCACCGGTAAATTTTGAGATATATTTAAACTCATCATTAAAAACAAATGCAAGAATCCTGCCATTTGTTGTGTCCGTGAAATATAACCTGTTCCTGTTTTCGTCAAAAAAAATACCGCCAAGCAGACCAAAACGGCCTATTTCACTATTTCCGGTGATTGATGTCAGGTGTTTAACCTGTCCTTTTGACGCACAAAGTGCGGTCGCGGGTATGATCAGGAAAAATAATAACAAAATGACGGGTTTTATCTTTCTACGCATAATTACTCCGGAAAATTTAATCAAGAAAACACGAAAGGATTTGGTCATAATTTCGGCCATTTTCACCACAAAGCACACGAAGATCACAGAAAAAGCGCTTGTTTTTACACACCCTGTCCGCTTCCCGCGTCCACCCCTCTTGTTAGAGGGGATTTAGAGGAATTAACCTCCGACATCTGGCTTCTGTTTCTTTTTTTCATTCAGCATTCGATGTTGGATGTTGGACGTTCGATGTTCGACGTTCATTCTAATCTTCTCACCTTCTAACCTTCTCACTCTTCCGCTCTCTGCTCCATCAATACCCCTTATGGCATTGAATACACAACTGCTTTTTTCGATCAAATCTCAAAGCAAAATCATAAGGGCTCCCCATCAGGTTATGACAGGTGCTACATATAATCTTCCCCTTGGTCCTCGGGTCAATGGTATTTTCCCCTACAGGATGGGTGAACGTGGCATGCCTTTTGTGGCAATTAACACACGCGGAAATTTCATCGGTGCTGTATAACAGCTCAAAGTCGGACCCGTGGGGACGATGGCAGTCTGTGCATTTTCCTTCTATAACCAAGGGGTGTTTGTGTTTGTTATTTTTGTCTTTTAAACGATCTTTTGTATCCTGATGACAGGTAGTGCATATTTTTTTCTCTTTTGCCTTTTTTAAACGAGCTTCATCCGAAGCATGCGGGCTGTGGCAGTCTGTGCAAAAAACCCCTTCTCCGACATGAGCGTTGACCTTTTTAAAATCCTCATTAACCGATGGATGGCATGTAATGCAGACCGACACCCCCTTGGTTTTCATGCCCAGTGGATCTGTTGATTCGGCTGGATTATGGCATTGAGTGCATTTCTTACCGGCAAACGGCTTGTGTGAATTCTCCTTGATCAGCTTCGTGCGATTAGAACCGTGGGGATTATGGCAGGAAATACAATCAGCCCCCTGCACAGGATAATAGAGGTGAGATTTTTCCGTCTTTTTATTCTTGACTGTATGGCATGTCACGCATATCTGTTCAGGGCTCTTTTCGACCAGCTCTTCGTAATCGGATGTATGGTGGCTGTGGCAACTTAAACAATTACCCTTTTTTACAGGATCATGCCTGTTCTTTTTCGAAAACATCTCTTTGCCGGCATGGCAGCTAAAACAGAGTTTTTCCCCTCTTGCTCTCAATAATTTTGGATTTTTTGATGAATGAGGGCTGTGACATTTCAGGCACGCTCCTTCCTCAAAAGGGGAATGGCTGTATTTTTTGCCGAAACTCCCTTTTTTGCCTTTATGGCAGGTTTTGCACAGCGCGCTGATCTCATCTTTTGCCAGATGTTCGTAATTTGAAGCATGGGGATTGTGGCAGCTTGAGCATTGATATTTTTTAAAAGGCTCGTGCCGCCCCTTTTGATCCATCTCCTTTTGAACTCCGGGATGACATTCCATACATTTTTTAAAGCCAACCTCCGTGCCTTTTGCATCAGCCGCATGAACCGCTATCTCAGGCAACAGGAATACCATAAAAAATATTAAATAAAATAAAGCTGTGTGATTTTTAACTTTAGGCATTTTAGGCACTTTAGCTCACTTTAGGCACTTTAATTAATGACATTTCTTGCAGTTCCCCTCCTTAAACGGCGGGTGTAAAGCCTTGTGCATCAGGCCCTTGTTTTCCGCACTGTGTGCTTCATGGCAGCTTGTGCAATCTGTTTTATTAATGGCGATTCCGGAGTGTGCATCTACCATGGCCGAATCATTAATGTTGTGACAACCATTGCAAAGGCTCGCCCCTTTGCCTGCAAGCAGGCTTTCAATGTTTGCATAGTGCGGCACATGGCACTTTAGACACATCCCATCCTTTGCCGGCGTGTGCTGAAATTTGTCTTTTTCAATATTAATCTGCATGTCCTGGTGGCATGACAGGCAGAGGCTCTCTGCGGGCCTGTTTAATCGCCCTTTTATTTTGCTTCCATGTGGATTATGACAGGATGTGCATTCTCCCTCTTTGATCGGCATGTGGGTATATTTGCTTTTTTGGGAAAGATCCTGAATGTTTCCGTGACACCCATAACAATTATCCGCCCCTGTTTTAATCAACTGGAAATCGTTGTCACCGGCATGTTCGTCGTGGCATGTAAGACACCGGCCCTTTGCAAAGGATTCATGGACACTTCCCCCCTCAACATCATCGAGCATCCCCTTGTGGCAATTAAAGCAGAGTCTGTCTTTTTTCTGAATCAAAAGCTTTTCTCTGCTTTC
Above is a genomic segment from Anaerolineae bacterium containing:
- a CDS encoding cytochrome c3 family protein — translated: MKRLSFSIILILLIIASSDAPQAKVSGECSNCHTMHNSQAGASMATYGGFGDAPFSSLVRGNCLGCHGQDPSGSEYVTLGQKIPQVYHTTGETDLAAGNFKHIITDDAYGHNVDLLTGYAEDILTEPPGDENDTGITTDLTCAGTKGCHGDRATLGNFDSIKGAHHAGVSGLCNIADTVANSYRFLLGVKGHENMDATYPWQNRTAIIHNEYYGVSSRGSEGGISSPGSNSISGLCAECHGNFHGPGTDDITIGSASPWLRHPTDIVLTSDGEYASYTTYSTTAPVARSTVYATINTSTTNDVVAPGTDIIMCLSCHGAHATGNYKLMRWDNKANMSGCVVCHTSKS
- a CDS encoding NHL repeat-containing protein — protein: MRRKIKPVILLLFFLIIPATALCASKGQVKHLTSITGNSEIGRFGLLGGIFFDENRNRLYFTDTTNGRILAFVFNDEFKYISKFTGGGALTSPTSIVKDSKGNFFVAEPGKGNVLAIDIERKSIKTIDFSAVSGANPIYPGNMAIDSEDRLYIADKANQRILLFDSNLQFKKQILVKGSRGLKDVKVDETGRIYVLSTIDGSICVYNSEGNLLLRFGSRGSGKGEFDFPTSLAVDQKGLIYVADQHKNQVLVFNDKGRFLYAFSQSGWREGRLYRPSFICVNSSGRIFVVDRANTRISVFE
- a CDS encoding cytochrome c3 family protein; translated protein: MPKVKNHTALFYLIFFMVFLLPEIAVHAADAKGTEVGFKKCMECHPGVQKEMDQKGRHEPFKKYQCSSCHNPHASNYEHLAKDEISALCKTCHKGKKGSFGKKYSHSPFEEGACLKCHSPHSSKNPKLLRARGEKLCFSCHAGKEMFSKKNRHDPVKKGNCLSCHSHHTSDYEELVEKSPEQICVTCHTVKNKKTEKSHLYYPVQGADCISCHNPHGSNRTKLIKENSHKPFAGKKCTQCHNPAESTDPLGMKTKGVSVCITCHPSVNEDFKKVNAHVGEGVFCTDCHSPHASDEARLKKAKEKKICTTCHQDTKDRLKDKNNKHKHPLVIEGKCTDCHRPHGSDFELLYSTDEISACVNCHKRHATFTHPVGENTIDPRTKGKIICSTCHNLMGSPYDFALRFDRKKQLCIQCHKGY